One window from the genome of Tolypothrix sp. NIES-4075 encodes:
- a CDS encoding heavy-metal-associated domain-containing protein, translated as MALKMNVPNIACEDCAGKISDSIHVMEPDAKVEVDVKAKTVTVESAASEESIKQAIVAAGYHIEGYQ; from the coding sequence ATGGCGCTAAAAATGAACGTTCCCAACATTGCCTGCGAAGATTGTGCAGGAAAGATTAGTGACTCTATCCACGTAATGGAACCTGATGCCAAAGTTGAGGTAGATGTCAAAGCTAAAACTGTCACCGTAGAATCCGCAGCTTCGGAAGAGTCTATCAAACAGGCGATTGTTGCGGCTGGTTATCACATAGAAGGTTATCAGTAA